A region from the Beduinella massiliensis genome encodes:
- a CDS encoding DUF1846 domain-containing protein, translated as MSRIGFDNDKYIAMQSEQIRRRISEFGGKLYLEFGGKLFDDYHAARVLPGFKPDSKVNMLLKLKDQAEIVIAISAAAIDSNKRRGDLGITYDVDVLRLIDAFREIGLYVGSVVITQYKGQSAADAFRKRLRSLGIKVFRHYVIEGYPSNIPVIVSEQGYGKNEYIETERSLIVVTAPGPGSGKMATCLSQLYHEHKRGIKAGYAKFETFPIWNLPLKHPVNLAYEAATADLNDVNMIDPFHLQAYDSIAVNYNRDVEIFPVLNAIFQKIYGESPYKSPTDMGVNMVGNCIVDDEVVCEASRQEIIRRYYEALCAQRQGTGDAEAVYKIELLMNQEHIEAKDRAVVPSAQSVAKKTDAPAAALQLPDGRIVTGKTKELLGASSALLLNALKALAGIPDSVHLISAAVIEPVQALKVQYLGNHNPRLHMDEVLIALSISAASDERAAAALKCLPRLDGCEAHSSVILSSVDASIFRKLKINLTCEARYETKKLYHR; from the coding sequence TTGTCCAGGATCGGATTTGACAACGACAAGTACATCGCCATGCAGTCGGAACAGATCAGGCGGCGAATCTCGGAATTCGGCGGCAAGCTGTATCTGGAATTCGGCGGCAAGCTATTTGACGATTACCATGCGGCGCGCGTGCTGCCGGGCTTTAAGCCGGACAGCAAGGTGAACATGCTGCTCAAGCTGAAGGATCAGGCGGAGATCGTCATCGCTATCAGCGCGGCGGCGATCGACAGCAACAAGCGGCGCGGCGACCTTGGCATCACCTACGACGTGGACGTGCTGCGCCTGATCGACGCCTTCCGGGAGATCGGATTGTACGTGGGCAGCGTGGTCATTACGCAGTACAAGGGGCAGAGCGCCGCGGATGCGTTCCGCAAACGGCTGCGCTCGCTGGGCATCAAGGTCTTTCGCCATTACGTGATCGAGGGTTACCCTTCCAACATCCCGGTGATCGTCAGCGAGCAGGGATATGGCAAAAATGAGTACATTGAGACGGAGCGCTCCCTGATCGTCGTCACGGCGCCGGGACCTGGAAGCGGCAAGATGGCGACCTGCCTTTCGCAGCTCTATCATGAGCACAAGCGCGGAATCAAGGCGGGCTATGCGAAGTTTGAGACCTTCCCGATCTGGAACCTGCCGCTCAAGCATCCCGTCAATCTGGCCTATGAGGCGGCGACGGCGGATCTCAACGACGTCAATATGATCGATCCTTTCCACCTTCAGGCCTACGACAGCATCGCGGTGAACTATAACCGGGATGTGGAGATTTTTCCCGTTCTGAATGCGATTTTTCAGAAGATTTACGGCGAATCTCCCTATAAATCGCCCACGGACATGGGCGTCAACATGGTTGGCAACTGCATCGTGGACGACGAGGTCGTCTGCGAGGCCTCGCGTCAGGAGATCATCCGCCGGTATTATGAGGCGCTGTGCGCGCAGCGCCAGGGAACGGGCGATGCCGAGGCGGTTTACAAGATCGAGCTGCTGATGAATCAGGAGCATATCGAAGCAAAGGACAGAGCGGTAGTGCCCTCTGCGCAGAGCGTCGCGAAGAAGACGGACGCGCCCGCCGCGGCGCTGCAGCTTCCGGATGGGCGCATCGTAACCGGAAAGACCAAGGAGCTGCTCGGCGCGTCGTCGGCGCTGCTGCTCAACGCGCTCAAGGCGCTGGCGGGCATCCCCGATTCAGTGCACCTCATCAGCGCCGCAGTCATCGAGCCGGTGCAGGCGCTCAAGGTGCAATACCTCGGCAACCACAACCCGCGGCTGCACATGGACGAGGTGCTGATCGCCCTTTCCATCAGTGCGGCGAGCGACGAGCGCGCGGCTGCGGCGCTCAAATGCCTGCCACGGCTCGATGGATGCGAGGCGCATTCTTCCGTCATTCTTTCGAGCGTGGATGCGTCGATCTTCCGCAAGCTCAAGATCAATCTCACGTGCGAGGCACGGTACGAGACCAAAAAGCTGTATCACCGGTAA